The following proteins are co-located in the Candidatus Zixiibacteriota bacterium genome:
- a CDS encoding protein kinase has product MKALPRLSPGRILGKNYEVVEFLGNGWEGEVYKIEERSTGIPRAAKIFYDRPRVSDSSLRRYARKMFKLRSCDIVTQYHHRDTVRMSGKSVDVMISDFVEGIMLSTFLGQQRGKRLSSFEALHVLYAVVSGIEQIHALGEYHGDIHSDNIMINRQGIGFEIHLLDFFDLGRPSRQKVQADVYDLVSLLYEMIGDKAGYTRTGSEIRQIVLGRKHTLIRERFRTSGDLRSALENLNW; this is encoded by the coding sequence ATGAAGGCGCTTCCACGCCTCAGTCCCGGTCGAATCTTGGGTAAGAACTATGAGGTTGTCGAATTCCTCGGCAATGGCTGGGAGGGGGAAGTCTACAAAATCGAAGAACGCAGCACCGGTATTCCTCGAGCGGCCAAGATTTTCTATGACCGGCCGCGGGTCAGCGACAGCAGCCTGCGCAGATATGCGCGGAAGATGTTCAAACTCAGGTCCTGCGATATCGTGACCCAATACCACCACAGAGATACAGTCCGGATGAGTGGAAAGTCGGTCGACGTGATGATATCGGATTTCGTCGAAGGCATAATGCTGTCCACGTTTCTCGGACAACAGAGAGGGAAGAGGCTGTCATCATTCGAAGCTCTTCATGTGTTGTATGCCGTGGTATCCGGTATAGAACAGATTCACGCATTGGGGGAGTATCACGGCGACATCCACTCGGACAACATCATGATCAACAGGCAAGGCATCGGATTCGAGATCCATCTGCTCGACTTCTTTGATCTCGGCAGGCCGTCCAGACAGAAGGTTCAGGCTGATGTCTACGATCTTGTCTCGTTGCTGTACGAAATGATAGGGGACAAGGCGGGCTATACCAGGACCGGCTCCGAGATTCGTCAAATCGTGCTTGGCAGAAAGCACACGCTTATCCGCGAACGATTCAGGACATCCGGCGATCTGCGATCCGCGCTGGAAAACCTGAACTGGTAG